In Perca fluviatilis chromosome 3, GENO_Pfluv_1.0, whole genome shotgun sequence, the following proteins share a genomic window:
- the LOC120556534 gene encoding uncharacterized protein LOC120556534 → MTKFIKKLRSRFMTPAALRGEVHDIPYKDPLRKTQCGFHHQSTLNRLLEAGEVTPQKAQQFQQAALAFLVGAVEYAMDKLPLKDALLKHARFIDVQLRAECGLEDGPYFVDRFQELLPFHDPKEQHQVSEEFMEYQVMDIPMPQDPTVFDVDVEFWGRVSSTKNKVTGLNQFRRLSKIAALVLVLPHSNADAEMVGLNKTSTRNSLSLDGTLSSIMTLKMAGLEPNCFKWEPTPQMIKESKKDSSQRTAAVAAGDDAAATPTAAPTTANAAPTTANAAPTPANAAPTTANAAPTPANAAAAGGDVSPMEVDPPETIHSQDSSQRTAAVAAGDDAAATPTAAPTPANAAPPTANSATAGGDGDVSPMEVDPPEPIHSQDQDQGDPMDWE, encoded by the exons ATGACGAAATTCATCAAGAAACTCCGTTCGAGGTTCATGACACCAGCAGCACTACGAGGAGAAGTCCATGACATCCCCTACAAGGACCCACT GAGAAAAACTCAATGTGGGTTTCACCACCAGAGTACGCTCAACAGGCTCCTCGAGGCTGGCGAGGTCACACCACAGAAAGCTCAACAGTTCCAGCAGGCAGCACTGGCCTTCTTGGTCGGAGCTGTGGAGTACGCCATGGATAAACTCCCGTTGAAAGATGCTCTCCTGAAGCATGCAAGATTTATTGATGTGCAGCTGAGAGCTGAGTGTGGGCTTGAAGATGGCCCATACTTTGTAGACAG ATTTCAGGAACTCCTTCCTTTTCATGACCCAAAGGAACAGCACCAAGTAAGTGAGGAGTTTATGGAGTACCAAGTCATGGACATTCCCATGCCCCAGGACCCAACGGTCTTTGATGTTGATGTTGAGTTTTGGGGAAGAGTGTCCTCAACAAAGAACAAG GTGACTGGCTTGAACCAATTCAGGAGGCTATCAAAGATAGCAGCCTTGGTTTTAGTGCTTCCACATTCTAATGCTGATGCCGAGATGGTCGGTTTGAACAAAACCTCAACACGAAACAGCTTGTCTCTGGACGGGACATTGTCCTCAATCATGACCCTTAAAATGGCTGGGCTTGAGCCAAACTGTTTCAAATGGGAGCCAACACCACAAATGATAAAGGAGTCCAAAAAG GATTCCAGCCAGAGGACAGCTGCTGTAGCTGCTGGTGATGATGCTGCTGCCACCCCGACTGCCGCCCCCACCACCGCTAATGCCGCCCCCACCACCGCTAATGCCGCCCCCACCCCCGCTAATGCTGCCCCCACCACCGCTAATGCCGCCCCCACCCCCGCTAATGCTGCCGCCGCTGGTGGTGATGTCTCTCCTATGGAGGTGGATCCTCCAGAGACTATTCACAGCCAG GATTCCAGCCAGAGGACAGCTGCTGTAGCTGCTGGTGATGATGCTGCTGCCACCCCGACTGCCGCCCCCACCCCCGCTAATGCCGCCCCCCCTACCGCTAATTCTGCCACCGctggtggtgatggtgatgtCTCTCCTATGGAGGTGGACCCTCCAGAGCCTATTCACAGCCAG gaccaggaccaggggGATCCGATGGACTGGGAATGA